One part of the Tenacibaculum sp. 190130A14a genome encodes these proteins:
- a CDS encoding lysophospholipid acyltransferase family protein translates to MRMLSKFIFSKVLGWKLVGEFPKDLKKYVVIGAPHTSWKDFPMAILARNSWGTKINFIGKKSLFKPPFGFIFRWLGGAPVDRSKSTNLVDSIVAIFNSREEFRLALSPEGTRQKVEEWKTGFYYIAKGANVPIIMFTLDFGRKQIAVSEPYYLTDDFDKDLAFLKDYYKDVVGATPELQ, encoded by the coding sequence ATACGCATGTTATCTAAATTTATCTTTTCGAAAGTATTAGGATGGAAGTTGGTAGGTGAATTTCCGAAAGATTTAAAAAAATACGTCGTTATTGGAGCGCCACATACCAGTTGGAAGGATTTTCCTATGGCTATTTTAGCCAGAAACTCATGGGGTACCAAAATTAACTTTATTGGTAAAAAGTCGTTATTTAAACCACCATTTGGCTTTATTTTTAGATGGTTAGGTGGAGCACCGGTAGATAGAAGTAAAAGCACCAACTTAGTTGATTCTATAGTCGCTATTTTTAATAGTAGAGAAGAGTTTCGTTTGGCATTATCACCAGAAGGAACCCGCCAGAAAGTAGAGGAGTGGAAGACAGGTTTTTACTATATAGCCAAAGGGGCGAATGTACCAATTATCATGTTTACCTTAGACTTTGGTAGAAAACAAATAGCGGTATCTGAACCGTATTATTTGACAGATGATTTTGACAAAGATTTGGCTTTTTTAAAAGACTACTATAAAGATGTTGTGGGAGCAACCCCTGAATTACAATAA